A genomic stretch from Hemibagrus wyckioides isolate EC202008001 linkage group LG18, SWU_Hwy_1.0, whole genome shotgun sequence includes:
- the znf462 gene encoding zinc finger protein 462 isoform X1, with protein sequence MEVLQCDGCDFRAESCDELKAHIQDVHTVFLQPTDVGNESPQRSRSDSLNSFSHTEEDDEDIGNNECEFPHKETGLNSVTTDSGPFPGSNQTIYNPSADKTTNPFFQCKFCVRYFRSKSLLNEHVKKVHGIEGGAYSNDHSNSLDTSKSGFNVTAHHSVEKLYSCQYCTYKSPRRARLLKHQSMHHKDNFLAHSDSPVEAEAETEVLDMDSDAMSSEEQCEESQDLTERNVLESMIKARSRGGFSCEWCGFQTLQRQQLCDHMMKKHRNMVKIMISLEKPKADGSAGSSKSNSPSSPRSTPTSNLMSADLSGNEGSAASVKGSASVKSLSGLSRFQYSHIAGKIPNSTGSSILSERSTFAMSDMSQSRVDLDTSVLNDSQSSSDDELCDVDDPAYNDSLCTEDSAKLLLSEEENKLLETEGIPVGRHLDRFQCPFCSFRAKQHSSIVHHIENIHLASQTTLYKCNECTFLCTSSVKLATHKQCHSGSTSEWDIMDLTNESQDGQIEDSVNGGNGSSTMNGQKSIDVEEENSHHCSLCNFSTMTLKGLRVHQQHKHSYCDGMQPTGQEDSLNEQQDSESESYGTSNFVQKTQTSILGFSSRKHLIGKTARKSINDLPLDLSPVKKRTRIDEIANNLQSKISQSQQQEDVINLDDMEDEDEENENHVDETRENENSEIQSRRFTYNTQHLYIRKPGFVQTGHGVGKRKRSLQSKLTSRNIPIQVTVSDDEDSFGAESKDIQDQCSQDSRETFQDGTDYPEETGNLFYCKHCEYQNKSARSVSTHYQRMHPYIKFSFKYILDPEDQSAVFRCLECFIEYNNFSDLHQHYMDHHPEASNVLNFNQPDLVYTCRFCSYTSPNVRSLMPHYQRMHPSVKINNAMIFSSYVVDQPQKGTTESQTLREILNSGPKSFTSSASRSSSSPALKNSIKTSETKMDSEAFREIVDGNVVVYDCDMCSFASPNMHSVLVHYQKKHPEQKASYFRIQKTMRVISVDRAQSSANSTFTLSSTPKPSNVMPLTLDDELYYCKHCVYNNRSVVGVLVHYQKRHPEIKVTAKYIKHAPPTLGLMKLMDELQIAPPKQFLKQLSTNATDGSNHLHPKGTADKGEGEMLFFCQHCDYGNRTVKGVLIHYQKKHRDVKANADLVRRHTAVVRSQRERAQMIQTGSSTSTATSATDAEKSKALRSLKCRHCAYTSPYVYALKKHLKKDHPTVKATAMTILRWAYQDGILEAGYHCEWCIYSHAEPSGLLMHYQRRHPEHSVDYAYMASKLWAGPDTSISKQLGNSEIKHYQCRDCAFEACSVWDITNHYQAVHPWAVKDDESVLIEIIKGNQTSDKLMSPLGKGNVSTSSPFNSHQSDEGTVDIIRSAPEHHPHLSFSTSSSISNNPYQCTVCLSEYNSLHGLLTHYGKKHPGMKVKAADFAQEADINPSSVYKCRHCPYVNSRIHGVLTHYQKRHPLVKVTAEDFADDVEEVKDLAPEGDERSKNQRQGYGAYRCKMCPYTHGTLEKLKIHYEKYHNQSVSEIFTPTHLQSSVRKEDTVAECTASSMPEASERCEFDLALSEFAKGEKHTVFRCQLCKYFCSTRKGIARHYRIKHNNVRAQPEGKNNVFKCALCSYTNPIRKGLAAHYQKRHDIDAYYTHCLAASKTTGEKPSKVTVPLASEEDKSAMSEELRQAVDRRKCSLCSFQAFSRKSIISHYVKRHPGVFPKKQSSSKLGRYFTVIYPKDPETPAITEDVELVEVKSENDGEHMENDLEWPQFKCMMCSKLTFDTTDLLVSHYNDYHSNELRRDFVTIQSPVEEGAELYQCAHCEIKFLTLPELSIHLTKHNEKFEKRTTHHEQRKELQIRRKSAETLETQPDNKIDGSAEKVPIGYRCNFCVEIHPTLRAICNHLRKHIQYGEVKEGRVKQGVVEISDGIANGSMENTVTTDAITTETGDDLLLTMETGITERVPEHRCDMCDRVFMSMQGLRSHERSHSATAMINRDDKYSCQYCQFQSAFRHNLDRHIQSHHGHHKPFRCKLCPFKSAYLSRLKSHLHKSHAGENTYKCISCPFSTMTISQLKDHSLREHGQTLTLPRLRARAALRTTHTITNNDPQHISHDATTDDSVAYLEPPDVQQQLSHYQLASRNQAPPTLLSVSPGPSPTSGAETLGALTRPEPTLTCEFCEFSSGYMQSLRRHYRDRHGGKKLFKCKDCSFFTCYKSTFTLHVEAGHSPPSDDGLRELRCPFCLYHTKAKSHMIDHVLLHREERVIPLEVSRSKLSRHLDGLIFRCHKCTFTCSSGDSLQQHIDKHDEPKPYECRLCYYDTKHQQQLEDHLRDEHKVIRNFELMGRVNLDQLDVLKEKINSEEEEELREEEEEKEEPVAIEEDEQTEELGREEEEMEEEVTATQEEGKQEAETAEMMMPCSPSAGKKFPCEFCGRTFSLSLEWERHVLRHGMTVNSNMRAMSPVASVTITDEGIDQSVNTTEVERAYQSSQSESPVQNEDY encoded by the exons atggaggtgCTACAGTGCGATGGCTGTGATTTCCGTGCAGAGTCCTGTGATGAGCTCAAGGCTCACATTCAGGACGTCCACACCGTTTTCCTGCAGCCTACAGATGTTGGGAATGAATCACCTCAAAGGTCAAGATCCGATTCCTTAAATTCCTTCAGCCACACAGAGGAGGATGACGAGGATATCGGCAATAATGAATGTGAATTTCCACACAAGGAAACAG GCCTCAACTCCGTCACCACAGATTCGGGGCCCTTCCCCGGTTCAAACCAAACGATTTACAATCCCTCAGCCGACAAGACGACAAACCCGTTTTTTCAGTGCAAATTTTGTGTGCGCTACTTCAGATCAAAATCCCTCCTCAACGAACATGTTAAGAAGGTCCATGGCATTGAAGGAGGCGCTTATTCAAATGATCATTCAAATTCACTCGACACATCCAAGTCAGGCTTCAATGTTACAGCGCACCATAGTGTAGAAAAGCTGTACTCCTGTCAGTATTGTACGTATAAATCTCCTCGCCGAGCAAGACTCCTGAAGCATCAGAGTATGCACCACAAAGATAATTTTCTGGCCCATTCAGATTCTCCTGTCGAAGCAGAAGCTGAAACAGAGGTTCTGGACATGGACTCCGACGCCATGTCTTCAGAAGAACAGTGCGAGGAATCGCAGGATCTTACTGAACGTAACGTTTTGGAATCCATGATCAAAGCTCGGTCCAGAGGTGGATTCAGCTGTGAATGGTGTGGCTTCCAGACCTTGCAAAGACAGCAGTTATGTGATCACATGATGAAGAAGCATCGGAACATGGTTAAGATTATGATATCACTGGAAAAGCCCAAAGCAGATGGAAGTGCAGGATCTTCCAAATCAAATTCTCCTTCATCACCAAGAAGCACTCCAACGTCCAACTTGATGTCGGCTGATCTAAGTGGAAATGAAGGCTCCGCAGCATCTGTGAAAGGCAGTGCCTCAGTGAAGTCCCTGTCAGGGCTGTCACGTTTTCAGTATTCCCACATTGCAGGAAAGATTCCCAACAGTACAGGATCTTCCATACTGTCAGAGAGGTCGACTTTTGCCATGTCCGACATGTCGCAATCAAGGGTAGATCTGGATACCAGCGTGCTGAACGATTCACAGAGCAGCTCTGATGATGAACTCTGTGACGTTGATGATCCTGCTTACAACGACTCGTTGTGCACTGAGGATTCTGCTAAGCTGCTTCTGTCAGAGGAGGAAAATAAACTGCTGGAGACAGAAGGCATTCCAGTTGGAAGACATTTGGATAGGTTCCAGTGCCCTTTCTGCTCTTTTCGAGCTAAACAGCATAGCAGCATCGTTCACCATATAGAAAACATACATTTAGCAAGCCAAACCACCTTGTACAAGTGTAACGAGTGTACATTTCTTTGTACAAGTTCAGTAAAACTTGCCACGCACAAGCAATGTCACAGTGGATCCACTTCTGAATGGGACATCATGGACCTAACCAATGAAAGCCAAGATGGCCAAATTGAAGACTCTGTCAATGGAGGAAATGGCAGCTCTACCATGAATGGCCAGAAATCCATTGATGTAGAAGAGGAAAATTCTCATCACTGTTCCCTCTGTAATTTTTCCACAATGACACTGAAAGGTTTACGTGTCCACCAGCAACATAAGCACTCGTACTGTGATGGGATGCAACCCACAGGTCAAGAAGATTCATTAAATGAGCAGCAGGACTCTGAATCGGAATCATATGGCACATCAAACTTTGTGCAAAAAACTCAAACATCAATCCTTGGATTTTCTTCCAGAAAGCACCTTATTGGAAAGACAGCCAGAAAGTCCATAAATGACTTACCTCTGGATCTGTCCCCTGTGAAGAAACGGACAAGAATTGATGAAATTGCAAATAACCTTCAAAGTAAAATTAGTCAGAGTCAGCAGCAAGAGGATGTTATCAATCTCGATGATatggaggatgaggatgaagaaaatgaaaatcatgTTGATGAGACCAGAGAGAATGAGAACTCTGAGATTCAAAGCCGACGCTTCACCTACAATACGCAGCATTTGTACATCAGGAAACCTGGTTTTGTTCAAACGGGGCATGGTGTCGGCAAAAGGAAGCGTAGCTTGCAGTCCAAGTTAACATCAAGGAACATTCCTATCCAAGTCACCGTCTCTGATGATGAGGACAGTTTTGGTGCAGAGTCTAAAGATATCCAGGATCAATGCAGTCAAGACAGCAGAGAGACGTTTCAAGACGGCACCGATTACCCAGAGGAAACTGGTAACCTTTTCTACTGTAAACACTGTGAGTACCAAAACAAGTCTGCTCGCAGTGTTAGCACCCATTACCAGCGTATGCATCCCTATATTAAGTTTAGCTTTAAATACATTCTTGATCCAGAGGATCAGAGTGCTGTCTTCCGTTGCCTAGAGTGTTTCATAGAGTACAACAATTTCAGTGACTTACACCAGCATTACATGGATCACCATCCAGAAGCTAGCAATGTTCTCAACTTTAACCAGCCAGATTTGGTGTACACATGTCGCTTCTGCTCATACACCAGCCCAAATGTGAGAAGCCTGATGCCTCATTACCAAAGAATGCACCCCTCAGTGAAAATCAACAACGCCATGATCTTCTCAAGCTATGTGGTCGATCAGCCTCAGAAAGGAACTACAGAGTCACAGACACTGAGAGAAATCTTGAATTCGGGGCCCAAGAGCTTCACCAGCTCTGCCTCAAGGTCGTCTTCTAGCCCTGCCCTTAAAAACTCGATCAAAACATCAGAAACAAAAATGGACTCTGAAGCTTTTAGAGAAATCGTCGATGGTAACGTTGTGGTGTACGATTGTGACATGTGCTCATTTGCGAGCCCTAACATGCACTCTGTACTGGTTCACTATCAGAAAAAGCATCCTGAACAGAAGGCATCATACTTTCGCATACAGAAGACCATGCGGGTCATCTCAGTCGATCGAGCGCAATCATCAGCCAACTCCACATTTACCCTGTCAAGTACTCCGAAACCGTCAAATGTTATGCCCTTGACTCTGGATGACGAGCTTTACTACTGCAAACACTGTGTTTACAACAACCGATCTGTGGTGGGCGTTCTAGTTCATTACCAAAAGCGCCATCCAGAAATCAAGGTGACCGCTAAATACATAAAGCATGCACCTCCTACTCTTGGGTTGATGAAGCTCATGGATGAGTTGCAGATTGCACCTCCGAAACAGTTTCTGAAACAGTTAAGCACCAATGCAACTGATGGATCCAATCATTTGCATCCAAAAGGAACTGCAGACAAGGGGGAGGGTGAGATGTTGTTTTTCTGCCAGCACTGCGACTACGGGAACCGCACTGTGAAAGGAGTGTTAATCCATTACCAGAAGAAGCACAGAGATGTCAAGGCAAATGCAGATTTGGTTAGGAGACATACTGCTGTGGTTCGCAGTCAAAGGGAAAGGGCTCAGATGATACAAACAGGAAGTTCCACATCCACTGCAACCTCAGCCACTGATGCGGAGAAATCCAAAGCACTTAGATCTTTGAAGTGTAGACACTGTGCCTACACATCTCCTTATGTGTATGCCTTGAAGAAGCATCTTAAGAAGGATCACCCCACTGTGAAGGCCACAGCCATGACCATCTTGCGCTGGGCTTATCAAGATGGGATCTTGGAGGCTGGTTATCACTGTGAATGGTGTATTTATTCCCATGCTGAGCCCAGTGGGCTGCTCATGCATTACCAAAGACGACACCCAGAGCACAGTGTGGATTATGCTTATATGGCCAGCAAATTATGGGCCGGTCCTGATACGTCCATTTCCAAGCAGTTGGGCAACTCTGAGATAAAGCATTACCAATGCAGAGATTGTGCCTTTGAGGCCTGTTCTGTTTGGGACATCACCAATCACTACCAAGCTGTTCATCCGTGGGCTGTCAAAGATGACGAGTCTGTTCTCATTGAGATCATTAAAGGAAACCAAACATCGGATAAGCTTATGTCTCCATTGGGAAAAGGAAACGTCTCAACTTCCAGCCCATTCAACAGTCACCAGTCTGATGAAGGCACAGTGGACATCATCAGGTCGGCACCTGAACATCATCCCCACCTTTCCTTCTCCACCAGCTCCTCTATATCGAACAATCCCTACCAGTGCACTGTGTGCCTATCTGAGTACAATAGCCTTCATGGACTTCTGACTCACTATGGCAAGAAACACCCAGGCATGAAAGTGAAGGCTGCAGACTTTGCACAGGAAGCAGATATTAATCCTAGTTCGGTTTACAAGTGCAGGCACTGTCCGTATGTAAATTCCCGCATTCATGGGGTTCTTACACATTACCAGAAACGGCATCCGCTGGTCAAAGTAACAGCAGAAGACTTtgctgatgatgttgaggaAGTCAAAGATTTGGCACCAGAAGGAGATGAAAGATCAAAAAACCAGAGGCAGGGTTACGGTGCCTACAGATGCAAGATGTGCCCTTATACTCATGGAACACTTGAGAAACTGAAGATTCATTATGAGAAATATCACAACCAGTCTGTTTCAGAAATATTTACGCCAACACATTTGCAATCCTCAGTTAGAAAAGAGGACACTGTTGCAGAATGCACTGCTAGCAGTATGCCTGAAGCATCTGAGAGATGTGAGTTTGACCTTGCCCTCTCAGAATTTGCAAAGGGAGAGAAACATACCGTGTTCAGATGTCAGCTCTGCAAATACTTCTGCTCAACCAGGAAGGGTATCGCTCGGCACTACCGCATCAAGCACAACAATGTACGAGCTCAGCCCGAAGGCAAGAACAACGTCTTTAAATGTGCCCTCTGCTCCTACACTAACCCCATCCGGAAAGGTCTGGCTGCACACTATCAGAAACGGCATGACATTGATGCTTACTATACACACTGTCTCGCTGCTTCCAAGACCACAGGTGAGAAACCAAGCAAAGTGACCGTACCACTGGCCTCGGAAGAAGATAAGTCAGCAATGAGTGAGGAGCTGAGGCAAGCAGTTGACCGAAGAAAGTGCTCATTGTGCTCTTTCCAGGCATTCAGCAGGAAAAGCATTATCTCCCACTATGTCAAGCGTCACCCGGGGGTTTTTCCAAAAAAGCAGTCCTCTAGCAAACTCGGTCGTTACTTCACTGTGATTTACCCCAAGGATCCAGAGACACCAGCCATTACAGAGGATGTTGAACTGGTGGAAGTAAAATCAGAGAATGATGGCGAACACATGGAAAATGACTTGGAATGGCCACAATTCAAGTGCATGATGTGTTCTAAGCTGACATTTGACACCACAGACCTTCTCGTCTCACATTACAATGATTACCACAGCAACGAGCTCAGGCGGGACTTTGTCACCATACAGAGCCCAGTGGAGGAAGGTGCTGAGCTTTACCAATGTGCTCACTGTGAAATCAAGTTCCTTACTCTTCCTGAACTTAGCATCCACCTCACGAAGCACAATGAGAAGTTTGAGAAAAGGACCACGCACCATGAACAGCGGAAGGAGCTCCAGATCAGGCGGAAATCCGcagagacactggagacacaaCCGGACAACAAG ATCGATGGCTCAGCTGAAAAAGTTCCTATTGGCTACCGATGCAACTTCTGTGTCGAAATTCACCCGACGCTCAGAGCTATTTGCAACCATCTTAGGAAGCATATCCAGTACGGCGAAGTCAAAGAAGGACGTGTTAAG CAGGGAGTGGTGGAAATTTCTGATGGCATCGCCAATGGCAGCATGGAGAATACGGTCACTACAGATGCTATTACCACTGAGACGGGGGACGACCTGTTGCTCACCATGGAAACGGGAATCACAGAGAGGGTTCCGGAACACCGGTGCGATATGTGCGATCGAGTTTTCATGTCCATGCAGGGACTCCGATCTCATGAGCGAAGTCATTCAGCCACAGCCATGATCAACAGAGATGACAAGTACAGTTGCCAGTACTGTCAGTTCCAGTCAGCTTTCAGGCACAA TCTGGACCGCCACATTCAGTCTCATCACGGACATCACAAACCGTTCCGCTGTAAACTCTGTCCCTTTAAATCAGCCTATCTGAGCCGTCTGAAGAGTCACCTGCACAAATCGCATGCag gTGAGAACACATATAAGTGCATCTCATGTCCATTCTCGACAATGACGATCAGTCAGCTGAAGGATCACTCGCTGCGAGAACACGGACAAACCCTCACACTGCCCCGACTGAGAGCCCGAGCTGCCCtgcgcaccacacacacaatcacaaacaacGACCCCCAACACATATCTCACGATGCCACCACCGACG aCTCTGTGGCGTATTTGGAGCCACCGGATGTTCAGCAGCAGTTGAGTCATTACCAGTTGGCATCACGAAATCAGGCCCCACCCACCCTCTTGTCAGTTTCCCCTGGCCCCTCCCCAACGTCAGGGGCAGAGACGTTAGGGGCTCTGACCCGCCCTGAGCCCACCCTAACCTGTGAATTTTGTGAGTTCAGCTCGGGCTACATGCAGAGTCTGAGGAGACATTACCGAGACCGCCATGGAGGAAAGAAACTCTTCAAGTGCAAAGACTGTTCCTTCTTCACATGCTACAA GTCCACCTTCACCCTGCATGTGGAGGCTGGACACAGTCCTCCGTCTGATGATGGACTAAGAGAACTGCGCTGTCCTTTCTGTCTCTATCACACCAAGGCTAAGAGTCACATGATTGATCATGTCCTCCTTCACCGAG AAGAGCGGGTGATCCCTCTGGAAGTGTCTCGTTCTAAACTGTCTCGTCACCTAGACGGATTGATCTTCCGCTGCCATAAGTGCACATTCACATGTTCGAGTGGTGACAGTCTGCAGCAGCACATCGACAAACACGATGAGCCCAAACCGTATGAGTGTCGACTGTGTTACTATGACACAAAACACCAGCAGCAGCTTGAGGATCACCTCCGTGACGAACACAAG GTGATCCGTAACTTTGAGCTGATGGGCCGAGTGAATCTGGACCAGCTGGATGTTCTgaaggagaaaataaacagcgaagaggaagaagaactgagggaggaagaggaagaaaaggaggaaCCGGTGGCCATTGAGGAAGATGAGCAAACCGAGGAATtaggaagagaagaggaagagatggaggaggaagtgacGGCCACACAGGAAGAGGGTAAACAGGAAGCAGAGACGGCGG AAATGATGATGCCGTGTTCTCCAAGTGCAGGGAAAAAGTTTCCATGTGAGTTTTGTGGCCGAACTTTTTCTCTTAGTTTGGAATGGGAACGTCATGTTCTCCGCCACGGCAT GACTGTTAACAGCAACATGAGAGCTATGAGCCCAGTTGCCTCAGTAACAATAACAGATGAGGGCATCGACCAATCAGTTAACACTACAGAAGTCGAGAGAGCATATC